catactcactcacaaatacacacacacacacacatactcactcacaaatacacacacacacacacatactcactcacaaatacacacacacactcactcaaaaatacacacacacacacacatactcactcacacatactcactcacaaatacacacacactcacacacacacactcacacacatactcacaaatacgcacacacacacacatatacacatactcactcacaaatacaaacacacacacacacacacacacacacacactctaactgtgaacatctgtgaggCAGTGTCGTGTTGCCCTCTGCTGTTAGTTTGAAGTTATGCGGTTCTCTCTCgcatacattcatttatactTTCAGCAATTATTCAGTCGTTTAATGGTTAATCGGGTCATTATGTGACTGCCTGAAAGTGAGctgcaaattttaaaaaaataccctTTATTCCCATTGCTTAGTGGACATTATATTTATTGCAGTAAAAATACGGattagtaaaaataaattaggcattttaatatttttagatattaacattaaaattgAATCCAaagtacatttaattaaatcaaATATTCGCTAGATTCACCctcttaagaaaaaaaaaaaagcgaagATTCCAAGGTCCCAGACCCTCGACCACGTAAGGACATGACTATGACGTCACAGAGCACGAGGCGTGTGTGTAAACGGTGCTCCTGCGGAACGCTAGTAATTGTAACCAGACTCTTCAGGTGAGTGGACGGATGTTACAGTTTCTTACCACACACTCTTTTAAAAGTAATACAAAATGAGGAGTTTTATTATTCATCTTTTGTGATTGAACGGGAGAACTCCTAAGAACAATAGACTGCTTTCTGTTGCAGAATAACTGTATTTTGTCATTGCTGAATATGAATCCGAGTTATTGCCAGCAGCATCTCAGCTCAATCATGAGCAGCAGGTTCGAGGAGCAAAGGAGGGCCCTGTGTAGGAGACTGCAGGATGAGACCACCTCCATCAGCCAGGATAGAGATAAGAAGGCAAGGGAGTTGAAGCAGAAGTTGGCTGGGCAGGAACAAGCCCAGAAAGAGATATTCCATGACCTGCTGCAGATGGTCAGCGAGaggaaggagtttactgctgaGGTTCTCACGCGCTTCCGCTGTGAAGAACGATGGAGGTCAGATGGAGACGACCAGCTGGAGAGAAGGAGACTGAGGAAAGAGATCACAGTGACTGAGAAGTTTCTGAAAGAGGCAGACCAGATGAAACTCAAAAATGAGAATCTGAGAAAAGctctgagagaagagagaggtagaaggctgagagcagaggagagtttgagggaagagagagagaaacagcagagggcttttcagaagagaaagaaagaggaggaggaggaggagagaaggaaTAAACTGGAAGAGGAAAAGATACGGCAGGAGGAGCAGGACAAGGCGcgagagctgagagaggaggaggagagtgagTTAAAAGAGGAGTTAGAAAAGCTGAGAGACGCTTTGAAGGAAGAGCGAGATGAAAGGATGAGGGCGGAGGAGCGTTtgagggaaaagaaagaaagagaggagagggcctttcagaagagaaagaaagaggaggaggagagaaggaaTAAACTGGAAGAGGAAAAGATACGGCAGGAGGAGCAGGACAAGGCGcgagagctgagagaggaggag
This region of Hoplias malabaricus isolate fHopMal1 chromosome 17, fHopMal1.hap1, whole genome shotgun sequence genomic DNA includes:
- the LOC136674186 gene encoding trichohyalin-like, translated to MNPSYCQQHLSSIMSSRFEEQRRALCRRLQDETTSISQDRDKKARELKQKLAGQEQAQKEIFHDLLQMVSERKEFTAEVLTRFRCEERWRSDGDDQLERRRLRKEITVTEKFLKEADQMKLKNENLRKALREERGRRLRAEESLREEREKQQRAFQKRKKEEEEEERRNKLEEEKIRQEEQDKARELREEEESELKEELEKLRDALKEERDERMRAEERLREKKEREERAFQKRKKEEEERRNKLEEEKIRQEEQDKARELREEEESELKEELEKLRDALKEERDERMRAEECLREEREKVQRALQKREKEEESRQMEKRKMEKEKQMEQRVCGPRNGKEMEKKKMKEEQEEKERKAKEALVNKVLLKRQKEDAEQPETVKGRLAKFVRMTYRRLSDFCRQNDLNDPFQQHQRECRRLAKERKRKEEELMQQLRLKRLLQRSK